From Drosophila nasuta strain 15112-1781.00 chromosome X, ASM2355853v1, whole genome shotgun sequence, one genomic window encodes:
- the LOC132796642 gene encoding uncharacterized protein LOC132796642, whose product MNTKEFVVMPTSYGKMTKSQEIIQSRALDLLNMIHNTSGSSTQSDPSFDGNENNFELPLLFNTHILDFSKDNALIFGGRCVISVDRISPLKVSRRILKPQLTSDGYFRPNPERIVQRLFGLLDLRHLLLLITPTIAVRRQANEHVLHGFEVATQLHLGVTILTSKERELIELQHNARNYALIFCSGYIDLEDLYLKTPIKDQIFNVLHQKPSKAVCVSNGENRFILHYRCCAEERAMTLVQPRELSAAYLSSSSASSSNCLRQIGGAVEIPPPVEDKPKKKRKLVKRLKQKKTSASSQSKVPRKKPKKLPEKTELNFSFSPLDRSESKHSEVSTLKKRKLKLKPKSMRIAPLSNGLSPTERKQHAEQFDKEKLRLLERKWNGFGNSNSKRRDILTSKRP is encoded by the coding sequence atgaatacCAAAGAGTTCGTAGTGATGCCAACATCATATGGCAAGATGACCAAGAGCCAGGAGATCATTCAGAGCAGAGCTCTCGACTTGCTCAACATGATACACAACACAAGTGGATCGAGTACTCAGAGCGATCCTTCGTTCGACGGGAACGAGAACAACTTCgagttgccgctgctgttcaacacacacatactcgacTTTAGCAAGGACAATGCGCTGATCTTTGGCGGTCGTTGTGTGATCAGCGTCGATCGCATTTCGCCGCTTAAGGTATCGCGACGCATCCTGAAGCCGCAGTTGACTAGCGATGGCTACTTTCGACCCAATCCCGAGCGCATCGTGCAGCGTCTGTTTGGGCTCCTCGACTTGCGGCATCTCCTCTTGCTGATCACGCCAACGATCGCGGTGCGGCGCCAGGCCAACGAGCATGTGTTGCACGGCTTTGAGGTGGCCACGCAGCTGCACTTGGGCGTCACCATACTGACGAGCAAGGAGCGCGAGCTCATCGAACTCCAGCACAATGCTCGCAACTATGCGCTGATCTTCTGCTCGGGATACATCGATCTCGAGGATCTGTATCTCAAAACACCAATCAAGGATCAGATCTTTAATGTGTTGCACCAAAAACCCAGCAAAGCGGTTTGTGTCTCCAACGGCGAGAATCGGTTCATCCTCCACTATCGTTGCTGTGCCGAAGAGCGAGCTATGACCCTTGTCCAGCCAAGGGAATTATCTGCTGCATACCTCTCGTCTAGTTCAGCCTCAAGCAGCAACTGTTTACGACAGATTGGAGGTGCCGTAGAGATTCCCCCGCCAGTGGAGGACAAGCCCAAGAAGAAACGCAAGTTGGTAAAGCGCttgaaacaaaagaaaacttcTGCGTCTTCTCAGAGCAAGGTTCCCAGGAAGAAGCCGAAGAAGCTGCCCGAGAAGACCGAACTCAACTTCTCCTTCTCTCCTCTGGATCGCAGCGAATCCAAACACTCTGAAGTGTCAACCTTAAAGAAGCGAAAGCTCAAGCTGAAGCCGAAGTCGATGCGCATTGCTCCTCTGTCCAACGGCTTAAGTCCCACCGAAAGAAAGCAACATGCCGAACAGTTTGATAAGGAGAAACTTCGTCTCTTAGAGCGCAAATGGAATGGCTTCGGGAACAGCAACTCCAAGCGTCGCGACATCTTGACCAGCAAGCGTCCCTAA
- the LOC132796540 gene encoding probable peptidoglycan muropeptide transporter SLC46 produces MSPKDGGGMDLSKHSNKYTLNHASTLAPAQLGSPAEKAEASSAKTATPPTTRTWREKLRLVANNITVEPILAAYIMPSVLSNLATQNLNLEKACRVNMAYGDEICDALTRRQTANYTLEEETVQQMVARMAAWKTVIQSLFPCLLILFWGSWSDRHRRRKPCILIPVVGEFLGVVGLMLCVYFENAPMEAAALTEAIFPSLSGGWFTMLMGVFSYIADITTEEERTLRIGILNVCFSVGVPIGMAFSGVLLKQIGFYGVFSISAAFYVLAFVYGFFFLEEPVARPEKTAPQKSLLADFFDKEHVVQTFRVAFKKGENQRRQRVILLMIVVMVIIGPLHGEMAVTYLFTRFRFNWSEVEFSFFSTYAMFTGLIGVIFCVGILSHKLEIDDALVGVLSSTSKILSSFVYAFATLPWHMYLGGLVEIFNGTAFIAMRSIATKLVSKDELGKVNSLFGVAEALMPMVFAPMYTTLYAATLKVLPGAFFLLGGGLTMFSVGIFLWMYRFQVKQRRKQARPDTEQGSFRETNGSINAVEALALASEAKGQLNGIIANVIHESLEHAEPPPPPPPTTTTAAATTTTTTATRQNGIENRGFVQDTLEAKAKDA; encoded by the exons ATGTCACCCAAGGACGGCGGCGGCATGGACCTGTCCaagcacagcaacaaataCACGCTTAACCATGCCTCGACCCTGGCCCCCGCGCAGCTGGGCAGCCCCGCCGAGAAGGCGGAGGCGAGCAGTGCAAAGACAGCGACGCCTCCGACGACGCGCACCTGGCGGGAGAAGCTGCGTCTGGTGGCCAACAACATCACTGTGGAGCCCATCCTGGCCGCCTACATAATGCCCAGTGTGCTCTCGAATCTGGCCACACAGAATCTGAACCTGGAGAAAGCGTGTCGCGTGAACATGGCCTATGGCGATGAGATCTGTGATGCGCTCACTCGTCGCCAAACGGCCAACTACACTCT cGAGGAGGAGACAGTGCAACAGATGGTGGCTCGAATGGCTGCGTGGAAGACTGTCATTCAATCGCTGTTCCCCTGCCTGCTGATCCTCTTCTGGGGCTCGTGGAGTGATCGCCACCGGCGACGCAAGCCCTGCATCCTCATTCCGGTCGTCGGCGAATTCCTTGGCGTTGTCGGTCTCATGCTCTGCGTCTACTTTGAGAATGCGCCCATGGAGGCGGCCGCCTTGACCGAGGCCATCTTTCCATCGCTCAGCGGCGGCTGGTTCACCATGCTGATGGGCGTCTTCAGCTACATTGCAGACATCACCACCGAGGAGGAGCGCACTCTGCGCATCGGCATCCTCAATGTCTGCTTCTCGGTGGGTGTGCCCATTGGCATGGCATTCAGCGGAGTCCTGCTCAA aCAAATTGGCTTTTACGGCGTCTTCTCGATTTCGGCTGCTTTCTACGTGCTCGCCTTCGTCTATGGCTTCTTCTTCCTCGAGGAACCCGTCGCGAGACCCGAGAAGACGGCGCCCCAAAAAAGCCTACTGGCCGATTTCTTCGACAAGGAGCACGTGGTGCAGACGTTCCGAGTGGCATTCAAGAAGGGCGAGAATCAGAGGCGCCAACGCGTTATCCTCCTGATGATCGTAGTGATGGTGATCATTGGACCGCTGCACGGTGAGATGGCGGTCACATATCTCTTCACTCGCTTCCGCTTCAACTGGTCAGAGGTGGAGTTCAGCTTCTTCTCCACCTACGCGATGTTCACGGGTCTCATTGGTGTCATCTTCTGTGTGGGCATTCTGTCGCACAAACTGGAAATCGACGATGCTTTGGTTGGCGTGTTATCGAGCACCTCGAAGATCCTGTCGTCCTTTGTGTACGCGTTCGCTACGCTCCCATGGCACATGTATTTGGGAGGTTTGGTCGAAATCTTCAATGGCACCGCGTTCATTGCGATGCGTTCGATTGCCACCAAGCTGGTGTCCAAGGACGAGCTGGGCAAGGTGAACTCGCTGTTCGGCGTCGCCGAAGCTCTCATGCCCATGGTCTTTGCACCCATGTATACGACGTTATATGCGGCCACATTGAAGGTCCTTCCGGGTGCGTTCTTCCTGCTCGGTGGCGGACTCACCATGTTCTCCGTGGGCATCTTTCT CTGGATGTACCGCTTCCAGGTGAAGCAGCGTCGCAAGCAGGCGCGTCCTGATACGGAGCAGGGTTCGTTCCGGGAGACCAATGGCAGCATTAATGCCGTCGAGGCTTTGGCGCTGGCCAGCGAGGCGAAGGGTCAGCTAAATGGCATCATTGCAAATGTGATACACGAGTCCTTGGAGCATGCGgaaccaccaccaccaccaccaccaacaacaacaacagcagcggcgacgacgacgacgacgacggcaacgcGGCAAAATGGCATTGAGAATCGTGGTTTCGTGCAGGACACGCTGGAGGCCAAGGCAAAGGATGCTTAG